In one window of Gemmatimonadota bacterium DNA:
- a CDS encoding EthD family reductase: MAFVTVIYNTPKSAAAFEKYYWETHVPLVGQQQAEVGFTAAELTKFDATLDGKAPTYYRQAVLWFPSMADLEKGIATPGFKAIGDDLANFATGGLTALVGEQTNDASALASGDTTAFVTVLYNTPKDAAAFEAYYAATHIPLVGAGAAEIGFSRAELARFSRNLDGSTAAFYRQAKLYFPTAAALQAGTATAGFKAVGDDLPKFADGGLTALVGHLTSKP, encoded by the coding sequence ATGGCGTTCGTGACCGTCATCTACAACACCCCGAAGAGCGCGGCCGCCTTCGAGAAGTACTACTGGGAGACCCACGTGCCGCTGGTGGGCCAGCAGCAGGCCGAGGTGGGCTTCACGGCGGCGGAGCTGACCAAGTTCGACGCCACGCTCGACGGCAAGGCGCCGACGTACTACCGGCAGGCGGTGCTCTGGTTCCCCAGCATGGCCGACCTCGAGAAGGGGATCGCCACCCCGGGCTTCAAGGCGATCGGCGACGACCTGGCCAACTTCGCCACCGGGGGCCTGACCGCCCTGGTGGGCGAGCAGACCAACGATGCCTCCGCGCTGGCCAGCGGTGACACCACCGCGTTCGTCACCGTGCTCTACAACACCCCCAAGGACGCCGCGGCATTCGAGGCGTACTACGCGGCCACCCACATCCCGCTGGTCGGCGCGGGCGCGGCCGAGATCGGCTTCAGCCGGGCGGAGCTGGCCAGGTTCTCCCGCAACCTCGATGGCAGCACGGCGGCGTTCTACCGCCAGGCCAAGCTGTACTTCCCCACCGCGGCGGCGCTCCAGGCCGGCACCGCCACGGCCGGCTTCAAGGCGGTGGGCGATGACCTGCCCAAGTTCGCCGACGGTGGCCTGACCGCGCTGGTCGGGCACCTGACCAGCAAGCCGTAA
- a CDS encoding RimK family alpha-L-glutamate ligase: MDVVILASSTGWHTDELVRAVSARGLVPLLLPWEGNVGRMGHAAGVRNGAHALADARAVLPRIIPSGTLEQLIYRVDTLHRLEEDGVRVMNTARAIERTVDKAWTSAILDRAGLPTPETVACERAEDAFAAFHAMGDVVVKPLFGSMGLGMSRVSDEDMAWRVFRVIETIRGVYYLQRFVPHGGRDLRAFVVGDRVLGAIERRADGWRTNVSRGGRATATTLPAAWADLAVRAARAVGAEYAGVDLLPADDGTVYVLEVNGIPGWEGLQGATGIDVAGAVVEQLLQAGRP, translated from the coding sequence ATGGACGTGGTCATCCTCGCCTCCAGCACCGGCTGGCATACCGACGAGCTCGTGCGCGCCGTGAGCGCGCGCGGGCTCGTGCCGCTTCTGCTGCCCTGGGAGGGGAACGTGGGGCGGATGGGGCACGCCGCAGGGGTGCGGAACGGCGCCCACGCGCTGGCCGACGCGCGGGCGGTGCTGCCGCGCATCATCCCGAGCGGCACGCTGGAGCAGCTGATCTACCGGGTGGACACGCTGCACCGCCTGGAGGAGGACGGGGTCCGGGTGATGAACACCGCGCGCGCCATCGAGCGGACGGTGGACAAGGCGTGGACCAGCGCCATCCTGGACCGCGCCGGGCTGCCCACCCCGGAGACGGTGGCCTGCGAACGGGCGGAGGACGCCTTCGCCGCCTTCCACGCCATGGGCGACGTGGTGGTGAAGCCGCTGTTCGGTTCCATGGGCCTCGGCATGAGCCGGGTGAGCGACGAGGACATGGCCTGGCGGGTGTTCCGCGTCATCGAGACGATCCGCGGGGTGTACTACCTGCAGCGGTTCGTGCCGCACGGCGGGCGGGACCTGCGCGCCTTCGTGGTGGGCGACCGGGTGCTCGGGGCCATCGAACGGCGCGCCGACGGGTGGCGCACCAACGTCTCGCGCGGCGGCCGGGCCACCGCCACCACGCTCCCCGCCGCCTGGGCGGACCTCGCGGTGCGCGCGGCGCGCGCGGTGGGCGCGGAGTACGCCGGGGTGGACCTGCTGCCCGCCGACGACGGCACGGTGTACGTGCTCGAGGTCAACGGCATCCCCGGGTGGGAGGGGCTGCAGGGCGCCACCGGCATTGACGTGGCGGGCGCGGTGGTGGAGCAGCTCCTGCAGGCGGGCCGACCGTGA